From one Streptomyces sp. N50 genomic stretch:
- the dapA gene encoding 4-hydroxy-tetrahydrodipicolinate synthase: protein MAPTSTPQTPFGRVLTAMVTPFTADGALDLDGAQRLATHLVDAGNDGLIINGTTGESPTTSDAEKADLVRAVLEAVGDRAHVIAGVGTNDTHHSVELARTAEHTGAHGLLVVTPYYNKPPQEGLYRHFTTVADAAELPVMLYDIPGRSGVPIGTETLVRLAEHPRIVANKDAKGDLGRASWAIARTGLAWYSGDDMLNLPLLSVGAVGFVSVVGHVVTPELRTLVEAYVSGDVQKATEIHQKLLPVYTGMFRTQGVMTTKAALTLQGLPAGPLRSPMVECSPEEIAQLKIDLAAGGVQL, encoded by the coding sequence ATGGCTCCGACCTCCACTCCGCAGACCCCCTTCGGGCGGGTCCTCACCGCCATGGTCACGCCCTTCACGGCGGACGGCGCACTCGACCTCGACGGCGCTCAGCGGCTCGCGACCCACCTGGTGGACGCAGGCAACGACGGCCTGATCATCAACGGCACCACCGGTGAGTCCCCGACCACCAGCGACGCGGAGAAAGCGGATCTCGTACGAGCCGTACTGGAAGCGGTCGGAGACCGCGCCCACGTCATCGCTGGCGTCGGCACGAACGACACCCACCACAGCGTCGAACTCGCCCGCACGGCCGAACACACCGGCGCACACGGCCTGCTCGTCGTCACGCCGTACTACAACAAGCCCCCGCAGGAGGGCCTCTACCGGCACTTCACGACCGTCGCCGACGCCGCCGAACTGCCGGTCATGCTCTACGACATCCCCGGCCGCAGCGGCGTCCCGATCGGCACCGAGACCCTGGTCCGACTCGCCGAGCACCCCAGGATCGTCGCCAACAAGGACGCCAAGGGCGACCTCGGCCGCGCCAGCTGGGCCATCGCCCGGACCGGCCTGGCCTGGTACTCAGGCGACGACATGCTGAACCTGCCGCTGCTCTCCGTGGGCGCGGTCGGCTTCGTCTCGGTCGTCGGCCATGTGGTCACACCTGAACTGCGCACCCTGGTGGAGGCGTATGTCTCCGGTGACGTCCAGAAGGCCACCGAGATCCACCAGAAGCTGCTCCCCGTCTACACCGGCATGTTCCGCACCCAGGGCGTCATGACCACCAAGGCCGCGCTCACCCTGCAGGGACTGCCCGCCGGACCGCTGCGCTCACCGATGGTCGAGTGCTCGCCCGAGGAGATCGCCCAGCTCAAGATCGATCTTGCCGCCGGCGGGGTACAGCTCTGA
- a CDS encoding ribonuclease J, producing MSHPHPELAPPPKLPEGGLRVTPLGGLGEIGRNMTVFEYGGRLLIVDCGVLFPEEEQPGIDLILPDFTSIRDRLDDIDGIVLTHGHEDHIGGVPYLLREKADIPLIGSKLTLALIEAKLQEHRIRPYTLEVAEGHRERIGPFDCEFVAVNHSIPDALAVAIRTPAGMVVHTGDFKMDQLPLDGRLTDLHAFARLSEEGIDLLLADSTNAEVPGFVPPERDISNVLRQVFGNARKRIIVASFASHVHRIQQILDTAHEYGRRVAFVGRSMVRNMGIARDLGYLKVPPGLVVDVKTLDDLPDSQVVLVCTGSQGEPMAALSRMANRDHQIRIVAGDTVILASSLIPGNENAVYRVINGLTRWGANVVHKGNAKVHVSGHASAGELLYFYNICRPKNLMPVHGEWRHLRANAELGAMTGVPHDRIVIAEDGVVVDLIEGKAKISGKVQAGYVYVDGLSVGDVGEPALKDRRILGDEGIISVFVVVDSSTGKITGGPHIQARGSGIEDSAFVDVVPRITEVLERSAQDGVVEPHQLQQLIRRTLGKWVSDNYRRRPMILPVVVEV from the coding sequence TTGAGTCATCCGCATCCTGAACTCGCCCCGCCGCCCAAGCTCCCCGAAGGCGGCCTGAGGGTCACCCCACTCGGCGGCCTCGGGGAAATCGGCCGGAACATGACGGTCTTCGAATACGGCGGCCGTCTGCTCATCGTCGACTGCGGTGTGCTCTTCCCCGAGGAGGAGCAGCCCGGAATCGACCTGATCCTGCCGGACTTCACGTCCATCAGGGACCGCCTCGACGACATCGACGGCATCGTCCTCACGCACGGCCACGAGGACCACATCGGCGGTGTCCCGTATCTCCTTCGCGAGAAGGCGGACATCCCCCTGATCGGCTCCAAGCTGACCCTCGCCCTCATCGAGGCGAAGCTCCAGGAGCACCGCATCCGGCCGTACACGCTCGAGGTCGCCGAGGGGCACCGCGAGCGCATCGGCCCCTTCGACTGCGAGTTCGTCGCGGTCAACCACTCGATCCCGGACGCGCTCGCGGTCGCCATCCGCACCCCCGCGGGCATGGTCGTCCACACCGGCGACTTCAAGATGGACCAGCTCCCGCTGGACGGCCGTCTCACGGATCTACACGCGTTCGCCCGGCTCAGCGAGGAGGGCATCGACCTGCTCCTCGCCGACTCGACGAACGCCGAGGTCCCGGGATTCGTCCCGCCCGAGCGCGACATCTCGAACGTCCTGCGCCAGGTCTTCGGCAACGCCCGCAAGCGGATCATCGTCGCGAGCTTCGCCAGCCACGTCCACCGCATCCAGCAGATCCTGGACACGGCCCACGAGTACGGCCGCAGGGTCGCCTTCGTCGGCCGCTCGATGGTCCGCAACATGGGCATCGCCCGTGACCTCGGCTATCTCAAGGTCCCGCCGGGCCTGGTGGTGGACGTCAAGACACTCGACGACCTCCCGGACAGCCAGGTCGTCCTGGTCTGCACGGGCTCGCAGGGCGAACCGATGGCCGCCCTGTCCCGCATGGCCAACCGCGACCACCAGATCCGCATCGTCGCGGGCGACACGGTGATCCTGGCCTCGTCGCTCATCCCGGGCAACGAGAACGCGGTCTACCGGGTCATCAACGGCCTCACCCGCTGGGGCGCCAACGTCGTCCACAAGGGCAACGCCAAGGTCCACGTCTCCGGACACGCCTCGGCCGGCGAACTGCTGTACTTCTACAACATCTGCCGCCCGAAGAACCTGATGCCGGTCCACGGCGAATGGCGCCACCTACGGGCCAACGCCGAGCTGGGCGCCATGACCGGTGTCCCGCACGACCGCATCGTCATCGCCGAGGACGGCGTGGTCGTCGACCTCATCGAGGGCAAGGCCAAGATCTCGGGCAAGGTCCAGGCGGGCTATGTCTACGTCGACGGCCTCTCGGTCGGCGATGTCGGTGAGCCCGCGCTGAAGGACCGCAGGATCCTGGGGGACGAGGGCATCATCTCGGTCTTCGTCGTCGTGGACTCGTCCACCGGCAAGATCACGGGTGGCCCGCACATCCAGGCCCGCGGCTCCGGCATCGAGGACTCCGCCTTCGTGGACGTGGTCCCGAGGATCACGGAGGTCCTGGAACGCTCGGCCCAGGACGGCGTCGTGGAGCCCCACCAGCTGCAGCAACTGATCCGCCGCACCCTGGGCAAGTGGGTCTCCGACAACTATCGGCGCAGGCCGATGATCCTCCCGGTCGTCGTGGAGGTCTGA
- a CDS encoding DegT/DnrJ/EryC1/StrS family aminotransferase has protein sequence MLRAAGVGLGDEVVVPAFGNVEVAEAVTLAGGLPVFADIDPVTYCLDVSAVEAAVTPRTAAIVVVHRFGRSADVGRLLGVGQRHGLLVLQQGESEAPYDEVAQRRERAAYLDAKLRGVRTPDGGDGHTYQQYVVRVPGNGRPDRDAFARAVRGRGVDCRVPVKTPVHRLPEFRRCVALPETERAADETLALPVDASLTKREMQRIVSACNALGGLLQPAF, from the coding sequence ATGCTCAGGGCCGCAGGCGTCGGACTCGGTGACGAGGTCGTCGTGCCGGCGTTCGGGAACGTGGAAGTCGCCGAGGCCGTCACCCTGGCGGGTGGCCTGCCGGTGTTCGCCGACATAGATCCGGTGACCTACTGCCTGGACGTGTCCGCTGTCGAAGCGGCCGTAACTCCGCGTACCGCGGCGATAGTTGTCGTACATCGATTCGGTCGGTCCGCTGATGTCGGGCGGTTGCTCGGGGTTGGGCAGCGGCATGGGCTGCTGGTGTTGCAGCAGGGGGAGTCCGAGGCGCCGTACGACGAAGTCGCTCAGCGGCGGGAGCGGGCTGCCTATCTTGATGCGAAGTTGCGTGGGGTGCGGACGCCCGATGGCGGGGACGGGCACACCTACCAGCAGTATGTCGTGCGGGTGCCGGGGAACGGGCGGCCGGATCGTGACGCCTTCGCTCGGGCCGTGCGCGGTAGGGGAGTTGATTGCCGGGTGCCGGTGAAGACTCCTGTGCATCGGCTGCCGGAGTTCCGGCGGTGTGTGGCTCTGCCGGAGACCGAGCGGGCCGCGGACGAGACACTCGCGTTGCCCGTGGACGCCTCGTTGACTAAGCGGGAGATGCAGAGGATCGTTTCTGCATGCAACGCGCTCGGGGGACTGTTGCAGCCCGCTTTCTGA